The following proteins come from a genomic window of Helicobacter sp. MIT 99-5507:
- a CDS encoding tol-pal system YbgF family protein — MKKIIELEERWKSYKYRSFVFYIFIFVFIVFIALVALFVKNQYSKYSNIDNKQIASNNLASKGNTAINENNVDNSVNNDKTNTSTAINNNQSMNNYPSINFVCRKVIADKLMVRKQPSFKSQAVGYYSKNGIFCADSRAVNGLLQTNNGWISSNDNYSEVIEVNMFVDSGFNEYQDSSRVLAQNSQAPIEEINVLNDKSTQTQPTRYSSSNNTAVSNAQNNTAIQPTNAKPLINISSEKITKEREIQLKIADFKNNNNYATAIAIAEYYFDIKNYSSSLKWALNASEADSNGKAKSQSFIIYAKSLYAIGKTEEAIEVLNRYIAKTNSRDAIEALEHIRQGTI, encoded by the coding sequence ATGAAGAAAATCATTGAATTAGAAGAAAGATGGAAGTCCTATAAATATAGGTCTTTTGTCTTTTATATATTTATATTTGTTTTTATAGTATTTATTGCACTTGTTGCTCTTTTTGTAAAAAATCAATATAGCAAGTATTCTAATATTGATAATAAACAGATTGCTAGTAACAATTTAGCATCTAAAGGCAATACTGCTATAAACGAAAATAATGTAGATAATAGTGTAAATAATGATAAAACAAATACATCTACAGCTATTAATAATAATCAAAGTATGAATAATTACCCAAGTATTAACTTTGTTTGTAGAAAGGTTATAGCAGATAAATTAATGGTTAGAAAACAGCCAAGTTTTAAATCACAAGCTGTTGGATATTATTCTAAAAATGGTATATTTTGTGCAGATAGTAGAGCAGTAAATGGGTTATTGCAAACCAATAATGGCTGGATTAGCTCTAATGATAATTATAGTGAAGTTATAGAAGTGAATATGTTTGTTGATTCTGGTTTTAATGAATATCAAGATAGTTCAAGAGTATTAGCACAAAATTCTCAAGCTCCTATAGAAGAGATAAATGTATTAAATGATAAATCGACTCAGACACAACCAACACGATATTCATCTTCAAATAATACAGCAGTTTCTAACGCTCAGAATAATACGGCTATTCAACCAACTAATGCAAAACCACTTATTAATATAAGTTCAGAAAAAATTACAAAAGAAAGAGAAATTCAATTAAAAATTGCTGATTTCAAAAATAATAATAATTATGCTACAGCAATTGCAATTGCGGAGTATTATTTTGATATTAAGAATTATTCAAGTTCTCTTAAATGGGCGTTAAATGCTTCAGAAGCAGATTCTAATGGTAAAGCTAAATCTCAGAGCTTTATTATATATGCTAAATCATTATATGCAATAGGCAAAACAGAAGAAGCTATTGAAGTATTAAATAGATATATCGCAAAAACAAACTCAAGAGATGCCATCGAGGCATTAGAACATATAAGGCAAGGTACTATTTAG
- the mshL gene encoding pilus (MSHA type) biogenesis protein MshL: MRKNIFTLVFGLLVSAHFLHANELCGDRLFTISTSSQDGVAVGDLLSQLAAECGYSMLVQDRAAKDKLSKSIASVNVRQLPIEKIFDLILTENELNYEFNGNLLKVSFLITETFQINYIGTSRIGASNTDIVLSQNAMTSDSSTTSNTGGTGTTGGGLNSASTTTDIQNSVHSSLTSNGLQSGKVDSISGTKILSMDQFDFWGRLEKEIFEIAFRPGDAHQPKRIFSNSQDQQDAQDSNQAQGYDIGDGQSVVVNKIAGLVTVTGTVKQLDRVRKYIKNLEDQIQNQVMIDVNILTVTHTNSNTVGVDWNQFWNFGNLLVPAYASGNEDNTRIDIGGGGTSINIFSSGVQMTRIVEFLNAYGKVRSVSNPKVLTLSNQPALISVGSILRYAQSSVFQNSSSGGTTQNTSTSFPSVFSGVLLDVTPSVQGEYIMLKINPSITQTKDRNTENAATALSEPPNLSSNQLSSLVRAKDGDRVVLGGLISKSVSNNTNRVPILGYIPLLKYLFSYDGTSEQTTEMIIIITPHIIKRSDDNPSLQDLGYSEVVNRIVETNDATAGLEESKELDRKKDF, from the coding sequence ATGAGAAAGAATATTTTTACTTTAGTATTTGGTTTATTAGTGAGTGCACATTTTTTGCATGCAAACGAATTATGTGGAGATAGATTATTCACTATTTCTACTTCAAGTCAAGATGGTGTAGCAGTTGGCGATTTACTTAGTCAATTGGCTGCAGAATGTGGTTATAGCATGCTTGTTCAAGATAGAGCTGCTAAAGATAAGCTATCAAAAAGTATTGCTTCAGTAAATGTTAGACAATTGCCAATAGAAAAAATATTTGATTTGATACTTACTGAGAATGAATTAAATTATGAATTTAATGGTAATTTATTAAAAGTATCTTTTTTGATTACTGAAACATTCCAAATCAATTATATTGGTACTTCTAGAATCGGCGCAAGTAATACAGATATAGTATTATCTCAAAATGCTATGACTTCTGATAGTTCTACAACAAGCAATACAGGTGGCACAGGCACTACAGGTGGTGGTTTAAACTCTGCATCTACAACAACAGATATTCAAAATAGCGTCCATTCTTCTCTTACTTCAAATGGATTACAAAGCGGAAAAGTAGATAGTATATCTGGAACAAAAATACTATCTATGGATCAATTTGATTTTTGGGGTAGATTAGAAAAAGAAATTTTTGAAATTGCCTTTAGACCAGGTGATGCACATCAACCAAAAAGAATCTTTTCTAACTCTCAAGACCAGCAAGATGCTCAAGATTCTAATCAAGCACAGGGTTATGACATTGGTGATGGACAGAGTGTTGTTGTAAATAAAATTGCAGGATTGGTAACTGTAACAGGAACAGTAAAACAGCTTGATAGAGTAAGAAAATACATCAAAAATCTTGAAGACCAAATTCAAAATCAAGTTATGATAGATGTAAATATTTTGACAGTAACTCATACAAATTCAAATACTGTTGGTGTTGATTGGAATCAATTTTGGAATTTTGGTAATCTTTTAGTTCCTGCTTATGCTTCTGGAAATGAAGATAATACTAGAATTGATATTGGCGGTGGTGGCACTAGTATCAATATTTTTTCATCTGGTGTTCAAATGACTAGAATAGTTGAATTTTTAAATGCATATGGAAAAGTAAGATCTGTATCAAATCCAAAAGTATTAACCCTTAGCAATCAACCTGCTTTAATAAGCGTTGGTAGTATTTTAAGATATGCACAAAGTTCAGTATTTCAAAATTCATCTTCTGGTGGAACAACTCAAAATACATCTACTAGCTTCCCATCAGTATTCTCTGGTGTATTATTAGATGTTACTCCATCTGTGCAAGGTGAATATATTATGCTAAAGATTAATCCTTCTATTACACAAACAAAGGATAGAAATACAGAAAACGCAGCTACAGCATTATCTGAGCCACCAAACCTATCATCAAATCAGCTTTCTTCTTTAGTAAGAGCAAAAGATGGCGATAGAGTTGTATTAGGTGGATTAATAAGCAAAAGTGTTTCAAATAACACAAATAGAGTTCCAATACTTGGTTATATTCCATTATTAAAATATTTATTCTCATATGATGGCACATCAGAGCAAACAACTGAAATGATTATTATCATCACACCACATATTATTAAAAGATCTGATGATAATCCAAGTCTGCAAGATTTAGGATATTCTGAAGTAGTAAATCGTATAGTAGAAACTAACGATGCTACGGCTGGATTAGAGGAATCAAAGGAATTAGATAGAAAGAAAGATTTTTAA